In Rhizobium sp. N324, a single genomic region encodes these proteins:
- a CDS encoding LysR family transcriptional regulator, whose product MDQLSAMRVFIRVVETGNFTRAADMLAMPKATVTNLIQGLEAHLRTKLLNRTTRRVMVTTDGALYYERAAQIISELEELDGSLSNSQSLPSGRLRVEMAGAFADWIVVPALCDFYQRYPDIRIDLGVGDRTVDYLAENVDCALRGGTPADQSLIARRVSEVEMITCASPGYIEKFGMPERPEDLEADHYSVNYFRAQNNRTLPFEFRRHNEVIETNPRYIASVNDSRTYLTAALTGLGIAQVPIFMAREPIAKGDLVRVLPDWRRDPLPLYVVYPPNRHLSNKVRVFVDWLVKLLVEARLNDF is encoded by the coding sequence ATGGATCAGCTCTCGGCAATGCGCGTCTTCATCCGCGTGGTGGAGACGGGCAATTTCACCCGCGCCGCCGACATGCTCGCCATGCCCAAGGCGACGGTAACCAATCTCATCCAGGGCCTTGAGGCGCATCTGCGCACCAAGCTTTTGAATCGTACGACGCGCCGGGTTATGGTGACCACGGACGGCGCTCTCTATTACGAGCGGGCCGCCCAGATCATTTCTGAATTGGAGGAACTCGACGGCAGCCTCTCCAATTCGCAGAGCCTGCCGAGCGGGCGGCTGCGCGTCGAAATGGCCGGCGCTTTCGCCGACTGGATCGTCGTTCCCGCGCTCTGCGATTTTTATCAGCGGTATCCCGATATCCGCATCGACCTCGGTGTCGGCGACCGCACGGTCGATTACCTTGCGGAAAATGTCGACTGCGCGTTGCGGGGCGGCACCCCGGCCGATCAGTCGCTAATCGCGCGACGTGTTTCCGAAGTCGAGATGATCACCTGTGCTTCGCCTGGTTATATCGAGAAATTCGGCATGCCCGAGCGGCCGGAGGATCTGGAGGCCGATCATTATTCCGTCAACTATTTCCGCGCCCAAAACAACCGAACGCTGCCCTTCGAATTTCGACGGCACAACGAGGTGATCGAGACCAATCCGCGTTACATCGCCTCGGTCAACGATAGCCGCACCTATCTGACGGCTGCACTGACCGGTCTCGGCATCGCGCAGGTGCCGATCTTCATGGCGCGCGAGCCAATTGCAAAGGGTGACCTCGTCCGCGTGCTCCCGGACTGGCGCCGCGATCCGCTGCCGCTCTACGTCGTCTACCCTCCGAACCGCCACCTCAGCAACAAGGTCCGTGTCTTTGTCGACTGGCTGGTAAAGCTTCTGGTGGAGGCGAGACTGAACGACTTCTGA
- a CDS encoding SDR family oxidoreductase encodes MASNENGKVALVTGASRGIGAAVAKRLAKDGFTVVINYSGNAAPAEELAREIEQAGGKALTEKADVSDAQAVRRMFDAGETAFGGIDVLVNNAGIMMLSSIAETDDANFDRQIAVNLKGTFNTMREAAKRLRDGGRVINLSTSVVGLKLETYGVYAATKAAVEMLTAIMAKEMRGRNITVNAIAPGPVATDLFLNGKSEELVARMAKMNPLERLGTAEDIAAAVAFLAGPDGGWINGQTLRANGGMI; translated from the coding sequence ATGGCTTCCAACGAAAACGGCAAGGTCGCACTGGTCACCGGCGCTTCCCGCGGCATCGGCGCGGCGGTCGCCAAACGCCTCGCCAAGGACGGTTTCACCGTTGTCATCAATTACTCCGGCAATGCGGCTCCGGCAGAGGAACTCGCCCGGGAGATCGAGCAGGCCGGCGGCAAGGCGCTGACCGAGAAAGCCGATGTCAGCGATGCGCAAGCCGTCCGCCGCATGTTCGATGCCGGTGAAACCGCCTTCGGCGGTATCGACGTGCTCGTCAACAATGCCGGCATCATGATGCTCTCCTCGATCGCCGAGACTGACGATGCCAATTTCGACCGCCAGATCGCCGTCAATCTCAAGGGCACCTTCAATACAATGAGGGAAGCGGCCAAGCGTCTGCGCGACGGCGGCCGGGTCATCAACCTCTCGACCTCCGTTGTCGGGCTGAAGCTTGAAACCTACGGCGTCTATGCCGCCACCAAGGCTGCCGTGGAAATGTTGACGGCGATCATGGCCAAGGAGATGCGCGGCCGCAACATCACCGTCAACGCCATCGCGCCCGGTCCTGTCGCCACCGATCTTTTCCTCAACGGCAAATCGGAGGAACTCGTTGCCCGCATGGCGAAGATGAACCCGCTGGAGCGCCTGGGCACAGCTGAAGACATCGCCGCCGCGGTGGCCTTCCTCGCCGGCCCGGACGGCGGCTGGATCAATGGTCAGACGCTGCGCGCTAATGGCGGCATGATCTAA
- a CDS encoding LysR family transcriptional regulator — protein sequence MDKFDAMRVFCRVVERRSFTLAAEDTGLPRSTVTDAVKQLEARLGVRLLQRTTRHVSPTLDGEAYYQRCLSILADIEDAEGAFAGARPKGLLRVDVHGTLARHFVLPSLPSFLDTYPEIEFYMSEGDRLVDLVREGIDCVLRAGTPGDSDMIIRRVAMLDEITLASPDYIAAHGLPQHPDRLTGHRMVGFRSSATGSQLPLEFTVDGAVHEITVPATITVNAAESYVSAARMGLGLIQIPRYHAEKDIAEGTLIHVLKDFPPTPTPVSLLYPRNRQLSPRVRVFIDWLVKVFARQNAENALC from the coding sequence ATGGACAAATTCGATGCCATGCGGGTGTTTTGCCGCGTCGTGGAGCGTCGCAGCTTCACCCTTGCCGCCGAAGACACCGGCCTGCCGCGCTCGACCGTCACCGATGCGGTGAAGCAGCTCGAGGCGCGTCTCGGCGTGCGCCTGCTCCAGCGCACGACACGCCATGTCAGCCCGACGCTGGACGGCGAGGCCTATTACCAGCGCTGCCTGTCGATCCTCGCCGACATCGAGGATGCCGAAGGGGCTTTTGCCGGCGCTAGGCCGAAGGGCCTGCTGCGCGTCGATGTGCACGGCACGCTCGCGCGCCACTTCGTGCTGCCGAGCCTGCCGTCCTTTCTCGACACTTACCCCGAGATCGAATTCTACATGAGCGAGGGCGACCGGCTGGTCGATCTGGTTCGCGAAGGTATCGACTGCGTGCTGCGCGCCGGCACGCCCGGCGATAGCGACATGATCATCAGGCGTGTCGCCATGCTCGACGAAATCACCCTCGCCTCGCCTGATTACATCGCCGCCCATGGCCTGCCGCAGCATCCCGACCGGCTAACCGGCCACCGCATGGTCGGCTTCCGCTCCAGCGCCACCGGCAGCCAGTTGCCGCTCGAATTCACCGTCGACGGCGCCGTGCACGAAATCACCGTTCCCGCCACCATCACCGTCAACGCCGCCGAAAGTTATGTTTCGGCGGCGAGGATGGGCCTCGGCCTGATCCAGATCCCGCGTTATCACGCCGAAAAAGATATTGCCGAGGGAACGCTGATCCATGTGCTCAAGGATTTTCCGCCGACCCCGACACCGGTCTCCCTGCTCTACCCCCGCAACCGCCAGCTTTCGCCGCGCGTACGCGTTTTCATCGACTGGCTGGTGAAGGTCTTCGCTCGACAAAACGCGGAAAACGCGCTTTGCTAA
- a CDS encoding DNA-3-methyladenine glycosylase: protein MLSASAMTESGMISGAIGAGALTGESLRAFFERDAIAVARDLLGCHLTVDGAGGRITETEAYFPDDEASHSFRGPTKRNGAMYGRPGNVYIYRIYGMYWCLNFVCHPGSAVLIRALEPETGIPLMMEQRGTDRLTALCSGPGKLCQALGIDIEINDRLLDRQPYALTPSAAVPVVSGKRIGITKNAEAPWRFGIQGSRYLSKPFR, encoded by the coding sequence ATGTTATCTGCATCGGCCATGACCGAGAGTGGAATGATATCGGGCGCGATCGGCGCCGGCGCGCTCACCGGCGAAAGCCTCAGGGCGTTTTTCGAGCGCGACGCGATCGCCGTTGCCCGTGATCTGCTCGGCTGCCATCTCACGGTCGATGGCGCCGGCGGCCGGATCACCGAGACGGAAGCCTATTTTCCCGATGATGAGGCCTCGCACAGCTTCCGCGGCCCGACCAAGCGCAACGGCGCCATGTATGGCCGGCCCGGCAATGTCTACATCTACCGCATTTACGGCATGTATTGGTGCCTGAACTTCGTCTGCCATCCGGGCTCGGCCGTGCTCATCCGCGCCCTTGAGCCGGAAACGGGAATCCCTCTAATGATGGAGCAGCGCGGCACCGACAGGCTGACCGCGCTCTGCAGCGGCCCCGGCAAACTCTGCCAGGCGCTCGGCATCGATATTGAGATCAACGACAGGCTGCTCGACCGCCAACCCTATGCGCTGACGCCCTCCGCTGCGGTGCCTGTCGTCTCGGGAAAACGTATCGGCATCACCAAAAATGCCGAGGCACCATGGCGCTTCGGCATTCAGGGGTCGCGTTATCTCAGCAAGCCGTTCCGTTAA
- a CDS encoding DHA2 family efflux MFS transporter permease subunit: MSNVSASPATPVANRGAITACVILAVIMQALDTTIANVALPYIQGSVSASADQINWVLTSYIVAAAIMTPPSGFLATKFGRKRVLLVAIAGFVAASVLCGLAQSLNQIVAFRLLQGLFGASLVPLSQGILLDIYTVEERGSAMALFGVSVMVGPVLGPVIGGWLTDNISWRWVFYINVPIGALAFAGIVVFVSETRRDALAKLDWFGFGMMSLFIASLQLFLDRGEQLDWFSSGEIMLEAIICAAAFYLLLVHTLTAEKSFVNPKLFLDQNFSISMIFIFVIGITYLASLALMTPYLQTLMGYPVITAGIVMGPRGLGTMLCMFIVGRLVGKVDTRALLALGLGLTAWAMYDMTGWTPDVSQWTIVSVGFIQGAGLGFLFVPLTTIAFSTLPAHMRGDGTGLYNLSRNIGSAVGISIVSALIVENTQSNHESIASYVTPFNHAFNAVAAQGLSPVTAAGRASLNEIITLQSTIIAYMDDFKLLMLMSLAVIPLVLLLRKPKAAPAVDHSAVME, from the coding sequence ATGAGTAACGTTTCCGCTTCCCCGGCGACCCCGGTTGCCAATCGCGGCGCGATCACGGCCTGCGTCATTCTCGCCGTCATCATGCAGGCGCTGGACACGACGATCGCCAATGTGGCGCTGCCCTATATTCAGGGCAGCGTGTCGGCTTCCGCCGACCAGATCAACTGGGTCTTGACCTCCTATATCGTCGCGGCGGCGATCATGACGCCGCCGTCCGGATTCCTTGCCACCAAGTTCGGCCGGAAGCGCGTGCTGCTCGTGGCCATCGCCGGCTTCGTGGCTGCCTCGGTTCTTTGCGGCCTGGCGCAATCGCTGAACCAGATCGTCGCCTTCCGTCTGCTGCAGGGCCTGTTCGGCGCATCATTGGTGCCGCTTTCCCAGGGCATTCTCCTCGACATCTATACTGTGGAGGAACGCGGCTCGGCCATGGCCCTTTTCGGCGTCTCGGTCATGGTCGGACCGGTGCTCGGACCGGTCATCGGCGGCTGGCTGACCGACAATATCAGCTGGCGCTGGGTGTTCTACATCAACGTGCCGATCGGCGCGCTTGCCTTTGCCGGCATCGTCGTCTTCGTTTCGGAAACGAGGCGGGATGCGCTCGCCAAGCTGGACTGGTTCGGCTTCGGGATGATGAGCCTGTTCATCGCCTCGCTGCAGCTCTTCCTCGATCGGGGCGAGCAGCTCGACTGGTTCTCCTCCGGCGAGATCATGCTCGAAGCGATCATCTGCGCCGCCGCCTTCTATCTGCTTCTGGTGCATACGCTGACGGCGGAGAAATCCTTCGTCAATCCGAAGCTGTTCCTCGACCAGAATTTTTCGATCAGCATGATCTTCATCTTCGTGATCGGCATCACCTATCTCGCCTCACTGGCGCTGATGACGCCCTATCTGCAGACGCTGATGGGCTATCCCGTCATCACCGCCGGCATCGTCATGGGGCCGCGCGGGCTCGGCACCATGCTGTGCATGTTCATCGTCGGGCGGCTGGTCGGCAAAGTCGATACGCGCGCGTTGCTGGCGCTGGGCCTCGGGCTGACCGCATGGGCGATGTACGACATGACCGGCTGGACACCCGACGTCTCGCAATGGACGATCGTCTCGGTCGGCTTCATCCAGGGCGCCGGCCTCGGCTTCCTGTTCGTGCCGCTGACGACGATCGCGTTTTCCACGCTGCCCGCCCATATGCGTGGCGACGGCACCGGTCTCTACAACCTGTCGCGCAACATCGGCTCGGCGGTGGGCATCTCGATCGTCTCGGCGCTGATCGTCGAGAACACGCAGAGCAATCATGAGTCGATCGCATCCTATGTGACGCCGTTCAATCATGCCTTCAACGCGGTGGCGGCGCAGGGGCTCAGCCCGGTGACGGCGGCCGGGCGCGCCTCGCTCAACGAAATCATCACCCTGCAATCGACGATCATCGCCTATATGGACGATTTCAAGCTCCTGATGCTGATGTCACTCGCGGTCATTCCGCTGGTGCTCTTGCTGCGCAAGCCGAAGGCGGCGCCCGCCGTCGATCATAGCGCCGTCATGGAATAG
- a CDS encoding HlyD family secretion protein — protein MADQSPLRVVADANAKTPFEENQAKQQETVAEAPSSNSAPAVAVAAPGGNKVRRRRSLTRPILFALLPVALVVGGYYYVNGGQVMSTDNAYLQADMVGLTTDVSGIVEQIDVRENEAVKAGQVLFSLRADSFKIALDGAKAQLGVQRNQIMNLKASYQQSLAEITQAQADLPYYQDQFDRQQNLVNNGSATQSAYDEAKHNLEAARQKVTVAKAEAATTLAQLGGSADQPIEENPLYLQAKSNVDNAQRELDHSVVKAPFDGIVTNVNALQVGSYLQASQQAFSLVATDHLWIAASPKETELTYVKPGQTAEIYVDTYPGVMWKGKVESISPASGSSFSLLPAQNTTGNWVKVVQRIPMRVSIEDTEGKPPLRVGMSTVVDVETGHARGLPDFVNKLLGRTQGGDHE, from the coding sequence ATGGCTGATCAATCCCCCCTCCGCGTCGTTGCCGACGCCAATGCCAAGACACCTTTCGAAGAAAATCAAGCCAAACAGCAGGAAACGGTAGCCGAAGCGCCTTCATCCAATTCAGCGCCGGCTGTCGCCGTGGCTGCGCCTGGCGGCAACAAGGTCCGCCGCCGGCGCAGTCTCACGCGGCCGATCCTGTTCGCCCTGCTGCCGGTGGCCCTCGTCGTTGGCGGTTATTATTACGTCAATGGCGGCCAGGTGATGTCGACCGACAATGCCTACCTCCAGGCCGATATGGTCGGGCTCACCACCGATGTCTCGGGTATCGTCGAGCAGATCGACGTGCGTGAGAACGAGGCTGTTAAAGCTGGGCAGGTGCTCTTCAGCCTGAGAGCCGATTCCTTCAAGATCGCGCTCGATGGCGCCAAGGCGCAGCTCGGCGTGCAGCGCAACCAGATCATGAACCTCAAGGCCAGCTATCAGCAGTCGCTGGCCGAGATCACCCAGGCGCAAGCCGATCTGCCTTATTACCAGGATCAGTTCGACCGGCAGCAGAATCTCGTCAACAACGGCAGCGCCACACAATCGGCTTATGACGAGGCCAAGCACAATCTCGAAGCCGCCCGGCAGAAGGTGACTGTCGCCAAGGCCGAAGCCGCAACCACTCTTGCCCAGCTCGGTGGTTCTGCCGACCAGCCGATCGAGGAAAATCCGCTCTACCTGCAGGCCAAGTCGAATGTCGACAATGCCCAGCGCGAACTCGATCACAGCGTCGTCAAGGCGCCGTTCGACGGCATCGTCACCAATGTCAACGCGCTGCAGGTCGGCTCCTACCTGCAGGCCTCGCAGCAAGCATTCTCGCTCGTTGCCACCGATCACCTGTGGATCGCCGCCAGCCCGAAGGAAACCGAGCTCACCTATGTCAAACCCGGCCAGACAGCCGAGATCTATGTCGACACCTATCCCGGTGTGATGTGGAAGGGCAAGGTCGAGAGCATCAGCCCGGCCTCCGGCTCCAGCTTCTCGCTGCTGCCGGCGCAGAACACCACCGGCAACTGGGTAAAGGTCGTCCAGCGCATTCCGATGCGCGTCAGCATCGAAGACACCGAGGGCAAGCCGCCGCTTCGCGTCGGCATGAGCACGGTCGTCGATGTCGAGACCGGCCATGCCCGCGGCCTGCCCGATTTCGTCAACAAGCTTCTGGGCCGGACCCAGGGCGGGGATCATGAGTAA
- a CDS encoding MarR family winged helix-turn-helix transcriptional regulator, whose product MSATPTLGFLLHDVARLLRKRFEQRAKCLGLTRSQWQTLAYLSNNEGIHQSGLAEILEVEPITLVRILDKLAERGLIERRQHPTDRRIWLLYMRDEAHPLLAEMRELGDTTRAEALQSITPEQREQLFHILSVMKTNLVQACRSPVDENETNDG is encoded by the coding sequence ATGAGCGCCACGCCCACACTCGGCTTCCTTCTCCACGACGTCGCACGGCTGCTGCGCAAGCGGTTCGAGCAGCGCGCGAAGTGCCTTGGGCTGACCCGGTCGCAGTGGCAGACGCTGGCCTACCTCTCGAACAACGAAGGCATCCATCAGAGCGGCCTTGCCGAAATCCTCGAGGTCGAACCGATCACCCTGGTGCGCATTCTCGACAAGCTCGCCGAACGCGGGCTGATCGAGCGGCGCCAGCACCCGACCGACCGGCGGATCTGGCTGCTCTACATGCGCGACGAGGCGCATCCGCTGCTCGCCGAAATGCGCGAGCTTGGCGACACCACCCGCGCAGAAGCGTTGCAAAGCATTACGCCCGAGCAGCGCGAGCAGCTTTTCCACATCCTATCCGTAATGAAGACGAACCTGGTTCAGGCATGCCGGAGCCCGGTCGACGAGAATGAGACGAACGATGGCTGA
- a CDS encoding cation:proton antiporter: MAFFESMLTLLLVAIVFLQFSRKFRIPYPTMLAIAGIIVAAVPWAPEVAIDPELALALLIAPLLFDAAYDLPPRTLRRNWLPLFSLAAIAVIVTAAAVAAVGVTMAGLPLAAAIALGAIVAPPDAAAATAMLDRFDLPRQTYVILKGESLLNDAVALLIFSAAVAAAASPALFTGALAELALAVPGGLILGYLLGRLYMIVGLKLAGTLGGTLLEFVATFGTWIIAERLHLSAILAIVVYAMVIARYMPERQTARHRIHSYSVWEAAVFLLNVLAFLLMGLQVRQIVLDLDPGRLNFAIILAAAVFVTVILVRLAWVLFYNRAITFLAKRGYTRQTVPTFATSLLAGWCGMRGLVTLATALALPIDFPDRDIILLSALAVVLGTLIVQGLTLGPLIRFLKFEPDTSLDRDLTRARVALIDAALAELAGGEDKATRILRDVYTSEREIAADGKHPREVSRLDKQRRSVIAAKRRKLAAMRRADEIDDDVFHTLEQELDWAELAVLPPGRDEIVES, translated from the coding sequence ATGGCATTCTTCGAAAGCATGCTGACGCTGCTGCTGGTAGCAATCGTCTTCCTGCAATTCTCCAGGAAATTCCGCATCCCTTATCCCACCATGCTGGCGATCGCCGGCATCATCGTCGCGGCCGTGCCCTGGGCGCCCGAGGTTGCGATCGATCCCGAACTGGCACTGGCGCTGCTGATCGCACCGCTGCTTTTCGATGCCGCCTATGATCTGCCGCCGCGAACATTGCGACGCAACTGGCTGCCGCTCTTTTCGCTCGCCGCCATCGCCGTGATCGTGACGGCCGCAGCCGTTGCCGCCGTTGGCGTGACGATGGCCGGCCTGCCGCTTGCCGCGGCCATCGCACTCGGCGCTATCGTCGCGCCGCCGGATGCGGCGGCGGCGACCGCCATGCTCGACCGCTTCGACCTGCCGCGTCAGACCTATGTGATCCTGAAGGGCGAAAGCCTTCTCAACGATGCCGTGGCGCTCCTGATCTTCAGCGCCGCGGTGGCCGCCGCCGCCAGCCCCGCCCTCTTCACCGGCGCCCTGGCGGAACTGGCGCTGGCGGTGCCGGGCGGCCTCATTCTCGGTTATCTCCTCGGCCGTCTCTACATGATTGTCGGGTTGAAGCTCGCCGGCACGCTCGGCGGCACCCTGCTCGAATTCGTCGCCACCTTCGGCACCTGGATCATCGCCGAGCGGCTGCACCTTTCGGCGATCCTCGCCATCGTCGTCTATGCGATGGTGATCGCCCGCTACATGCCCGAGCGCCAGACGGCCCGCCACCGCATTCATTCCTATTCGGTCTGGGAAGCAGCGGTCTTCCTGCTCAACGTGCTGGCCTTCCTGCTGATGGGCTTGCAGGTCCGTCAGATCGTCCTCGATCTCGATCCCGGCCGGCTGAATTTCGCGATCATCCTGGCCGCCGCGGTCTTCGTCACCGTCATCCTCGTGCGTCTGGCCTGGGTGCTCTTCTACAACCGCGCGATCACCTTCCTCGCCAAGCGCGGTTACACCAGACAAACCGTTCCCACCTTTGCGACCAGCCTGCTGGCCGGCTGGTGCGGCATGCGCGGCCTCGTCACGCTGGCGACCGCGCTCGCCCTGCCGATCGATTTCCCCGATCGCGACATTATCCTGCTCAGCGCGCTCGCCGTCGTTCTCGGCACGCTGATCGTCCAGGGCCTGACGCTCGGACCGCTGATCCGCTTCCTGAAATTCGAGCCGGACACCTCTTTGGATCGCGACCTCACCAGAGCCCGGGTCGCGTTGATCGATGCGGCACTGGCCGAACTTGCAGGCGGCGAGGACAAAGCCACCCGCATCCTGCGGGACGTCTACACCTCCGAGCGCGAGATCGCCGCCGATGGCAAACACCCGCGCGAGGTCAGCAGGCTCGACAAGCAGCGCCGCAGCGTCATTGCCGCCAAACGCCGCAAACTGGCAGCGATGCGCCGTGCCGACGAAATCGACGACGATGTCTTTCACACGCTGGAACAGGAGCTCGATTGGGCCGAACTCGCCGTCCTGCCGCCCGGCCGCGACGAGATCGTCGAGAGCTGA
- a CDS encoding efflux RND transporter periplasmic adaptor subunit, whose amino-acid sequence MTYALRQMLVLGCIATFMPLAAMAQGAPSAPPPVTVAKPVVRDVIDNDEFIGRFQPVDEVSIRSRVGGYLQEVHFEDGALVKQGDLLFVIDQRPFITALNQAKAALEASQSALVFADAQYKRAQSLASSGSQSAQTLDDRRREFDSAEANVRGAQAAADRAALDMEYTEIKAPLSGRIDRRLISTGNLVQADQTVLTTIVSLDPIDFYFDVDERRLLNFADTARKQGKDLQLGGGGVDVSVAISDPTAKPFTGKLDFAENRVDNESGTIRIRARLPNPDLILQPGLFGRVQVAASNTYKAILVPDEAIGSDQNERVVYVVDPQGKVSTKPVRPGPRLYGYRVIREGLDGTETIIVNGLMRARPGSTITPQMSELPQERQDTPPEAANAESGQ is encoded by the coding sequence ATGACTTACGCACTTCGACAGATGTTGGTGCTTGGCTGCATCGCCACGTTCATGCCGCTGGCTGCGATGGCGCAAGGCGCTCCGTCCGCCCCTCCTCCCGTCACCGTCGCAAAGCCGGTGGTGCGCGATGTCATCGACAATGACGAGTTCATCGGCCGCTTCCAGCCGGTCGACGAAGTCTCCATCCGCTCGCGCGTCGGCGGCTATCTGCAGGAAGTCCATTTCGAGGATGGCGCTCTGGTGAAGCAGGGCGACCTACTCTTCGTCATCGACCAGCGGCCGTTCATAACAGCGCTCAACCAGGCAAAGGCGGCGCTCGAAGCCTCGCAATCCGCGCTCGTCTTTGCCGACGCGCAGTACAAACGCGCCCAGTCACTCGCATCGAGCGGCAGCCAGTCGGCACAGACACTGGACGATCGCCGCCGCGAATTCGATTCCGCCGAGGCCAATGTCCGCGGCGCCCAGGCCGCAGCCGATCGCGCTGCTCTCGACATGGAATATACCGAGATCAAGGCGCCGCTCAGCGGCCGCATCGACCGCCGCCTGATCTCGACCGGCAATCTCGTGCAGGCCGACCAGACGGTGCTCACCACCATCGTTTCGCTCGATCCGATCGATTTCTATTTCGACGTCGACGAACGTCGCCTGCTAAATTTTGCCGATACCGCGCGCAAGCAGGGCAAGGATCTTCAATTGGGTGGCGGCGGCGTCGACGTGTCCGTTGCGATCTCGGATCCGACGGCCAAACCCTTCACGGGAAAACTCGATTTCGCCGAAAACCGGGTCGACAACGAAAGCGGCACCATCCGCATCCGTGCACGCCTGCCAAATCCCGATCTTATCCTTCAGCCGGGCCTCTTCGGCCGCGTCCAGGTCGCAGCCTCCAATACCTATAAGGCCATTCTCGTCCCGGACGAGGCAATCGGCTCGGATCAGAACGAGCGCGTCGTCTATGTGGTTGACCCGCAAGGAAAGGTTTCGACCAAGCCCGTGCGACCCGGCCCGCGGCTCTACGGCTATCGGGTGATCCGCGAAGGCCTCGACGGCACCGAGACGATCATCGTCAACGGCCTGATGCGCGCCAGGCCGGGTTCGACGATCACGCCGCAGATGAGCGAACTGCCGCAGGAGCGGCAGGACACCCCGCCTGAAGCCGCCAATGCGGAGAGCGGACAATGA